In Acanthopagrus latus isolate v.2019 chromosome 16, fAcaLat1.1, whole genome shotgun sequence, one DNA window encodes the following:
- the LOC119034312 gene encoding platelet-activating factor receptor-like, with the protein MGSTTGEVDMSGTSGVDSGSNLTFLDSEFRYVLFPVAYSIIFVIGLVENIYVLYVLRCLRETKNMGEIRIYMTNLTIADLLFVLALPLWIVYYSRRGDWVCIDFCRLSGSLFFINTYCSVLFLGAISVNRYWAVTQPLDAASSDHRCRGIIVCVIIWVLTVSMAVPYLVSPGTNPDKNFTRCFEGYQNQTDLEKKKLAARHFTIIGLFFVVFFLVVVCNFLIARALLSQSPGQSMIISKKSTRTTSSTSRRPRGTKRRALQMLIAVVGVFVLCFLPHHIIQGPWTLAALQIEEGWGHVKWSEETRQVLSDAHQLTLVLMGLNCILDPIVYCFATRKFRRFIMDHIKKFGKGEDFSKKANTQLPMDSRNQRMRPQNEDQQHEMD; encoded by the coding sequence ATGGGCTCAACTACAGGAGAAGTTGACATGTCAGGAACCTCTGGTGTGGACTCTGGAAGTAACTTGACCTTCCTGGATTCTGAATTTCGTTATGTCCTCTTTCCAGTCGCCTACAGTATCATCTTTGTCATTGGACTTGTTGAGAACATCTACGTGCTGTATGTCCTGCGCTGCCTCCGCGAAACCAAGAATATGGGCGAAATCCGCATCTACATGACAAACTTGACCATCGCTGATCTTCTATTTGTGCTCGCTCTTCCCTTGTGGATTGTTTATTACAGTCGCCGAGGTGATTGGGTCTGCATAGACTTCTGCCGGCTTAGTGGTTCGTTGTTCTTCATCAACACCTACTGCTCCGTCCTCTTCCTCGGAGCCATCAGCGTCAACCGGTACTGGGCTGTCACCCAGCCTCTGGATGCTGCCTCTTCGGACCACAGATGTCGTGGGATCATCGTGTGCGTCATCATCTGGGTGTTGACCGTGTCAATGGCTGTTCCATACCTGGTATCTCCAGGGACCAACCCTGACAAGAACTTCACTCGCTGTTTTGAGGGGTACCAGAATCAAACagatttagaaaagaaaaaattggCTGCCCGTCATTTTACAATAATtggattattttttgttgtctttttccttgTCGTGGTGTGTAATTTCCTTATTGCTCGGGCATTACTTTCTCAAAGTCCCGGTCAGTCTATGATTATATCTAAAAAGTCCACCAGGACCACGTCTTCGACATCTAGAAGACCCAGAGGCACGAAAAGGAGGGCCCTGCAGATGTTGATAGCTGTGGTGGGggtgtttgttctgtgtttcctgCCCCACCACATCATTCAAGGCCCTTGGACACTGGCAGCGTTGCAGATCGAGGAGGGCTGGGGCCACGTAAAGTGGAGCGAGGAGACTCGTCAGGTGTTGAGCGACGCGCATCAGCTCACTTTAGTTCTCATGGGCCTCAATTGCATTTTGGATCCAATAGTTTATTGTTTCGCCACAAGGAAGTTCAGAAGATTCATCATGGACCACATTAAAAAGTTTGGAAAGGGAGAGGACTTTTCAAAGAAGGCCAACACACAGCTGCCCATGGACAGCAGGAATCAGAGAATGAGACCCCAGAACGAGGACCAACAGCACGAAATGGACTGA
- the LOC119034311 gene encoding platelet-activating factor receptor-like → MGSTTGEVDMSGTSGVDSGSNSTFLDSEFRYVLFPVAYSIIFVIGLVENIYVLYVLRCLRETKNMGEIRIYMTNLTIADLLFVLALPLWIGYYSRRGDWVYTDFTCRLSGSLFFINTYCSVLFLGAISVNRYWAVTQPLDAASSDHRCRGIIVCVIIWVLTVSMAVPYLVSPGTNPDKNFTRCFEGYQNQTDLEKKKVAAPHFTIIGLFFVVFFLVVVCNFLIARALLSQSPAQSMIISKKSTRTTSSTSRRPRGTKRRDLQMLIAVVGVFVLCFLPHHIIQGPWTLAALQIEEGWGHVKWSEETRQVLNDAHQLTLVLMGLNCILDPIVYCFATRKFRRFIMDHIKKFGKGEDFSKTATTQLSMDSRNQSLRPQNEDQQHEMD, encoded by the coding sequence ATGGGCTCAACTACAGGAGAAGTTGACATGTCAGGAACCTCTGGTGTGGACTCTGGAAGTAACTCGACCTTCCTGGATTCTGAATTTCGTTATGTCCTCTTTCCAGTCGCCTACAGTATCATCTTTGTCATTGGACTTGTTGAGAACATCTACGTGCTGTATGTCCTGCGCTGCCTCCGCGAAACCAAGAATATGGGCGAAATCCGCATCTACATGACAAACCTGACCATCGCTGATCTTCTATTTGTGCTCGCTCTTCCCTTGTGGATTGGCTATTACAGTCGCCGAGGTGATTGGGTCTACACAGACTTCACCTGCCGGCTTAGTGGTTCGTTGTTCTTCATCAACACCTACTGCTCCGTCCTCTTCCTCGGAGCCATCAGCGTCAACCGGTACTGGGCTGTCACCCAGCCTCTGGATGCTGCCTCTTCAGACCACAGATGTCGTGGGATCATCGTGTGTGTCATCATCTGGGTGTTGACCGTGTCAATGGCTGTTCCATACCTGGTATCTCCAGGGACCAACCCTGACAAGAACTTCACTCGCTGTTTTGAGGGGTACCAGAATCAAACagatttagaaaagaaaaaagtggctGCCCCTCATTTTACAATAATtggattattttttgttgtctttttccttgTCGTGGTGTGTAATTTCCTCATTGCTCGGGCATTACTTTCTCAAAGTCCCGCCCAGTCTATGATTATATCTAAAAAGTCCACCAGGACCACGTCTTCGACATCTAGAAGACCCAGAGGCACGAAAAGGAGGGACCTGCAGATGTTGATAGCTGTGGTGGGggtgtttgttctgtgtttcctgCCCCACCACATCATTCAAGGCCCTTGGACACTGGCAGCGTTGCAGATCGAGGAGGGCTGGGGCCACGTAAAGTGGAGCGAGGAGACTCGTCAGGTGTTGAACGACGCGCATCAGCTCACTTTAGTTCTCATGGGCCTCAATTGCATTTTGGATCCAATAGTTTATTGTTTCGCCACAAGGAAGTTCAGAAGATTCATCATGGACCACATTAAAAAGTTTGGAAAGGGAGAGGACTTTTCAAAGACGGCCACCACACAGCTGTCCATGGACAGCAGGAATCAGAGCCTGAGACCCCAGAACGAGGACCAACAGCACGAAATGGACTGA